A single genomic interval of Chrysemys picta bellii isolate R12L10 chromosome 8, ASM1138683v2, whole genome shotgun sequence harbors:
- the LOC135973266 gene encoding uncharacterized protein LOC135973266 has translation MQSSPAVMAMQSVNRKRAPAWTDREVLDLIAVWGDESVLSELRSKRRNAKIYEKISKDMAERGYSRDATQCRVKIKELRQGYQKTKEANGRSGSHPQTSRFYEALHSILGAAATTTPPVTVDSEDGILSTAGSSDMLGDGEDEEGDEEGEAVGSSHNADFPDSQDLFITLTEIPYEASPAITPDTESGEGSATPSATVSQPSLESHSQRLARIRRRKKRTREDMFSELMASSQAQAAQQTQWRENLTRMHQANMDREERWRQEDQQATLTLLGLLREQTDTLRRLVDVLQERRQEDRAPLQSISNRPPPPPSPIPTSPKVQRRRGGRVPANSHSTPAESSSSRRLSFPKI, from the exons atgcagagctctccagcagtgatggccatgcagtctgtgaatagaaagagagccccagcatggactgatcgtgaagtcttggatctcatcgctgtgtggggcgatgagtccgtgctttccgagctgcgatccaaaagaaggaatgcaaagatctacgagaagatctctaaagacatggcagagagaggatacagccgggatgcaacgcagtgccgcgtgaaaatcaaggagctgagacaaggctaccagaagaccaaagaggcaaacggacgctccggatcccatccccagacatcccgtttctacgaggcactgcattccatcctcggtgctgccgccaccactaccccaccagtgaccgtggactctgaggatgggatactgtccacggccggttcctcagacatgttaggggacggggaagatgaggaaggagatgaggagggcgaggcagttggcagctctcacaacgctgatttccccgacagccaggatctcttcatcacccttacagagatcccctacgaagcgtccccagccattaccccggacacagaatctggtgaaggatcagcca ccccgtctgcgactgtctcacaacctagcctggaatcacactcccagaggctagcgcggattaggcgtaggaagaagaggacacgggaggacatgttctctgagcttatggcctcttcccaagcccaggcagcacagcagacccagtggcgggagaacttgacccgaatgcaccaagccaacatggatcgggaggagaggtggcggcaggaagaccagcaggcgactctaacgctgcttggactactgagggagcaaacggacacactccggcgccttgtggatgttctgcaggaacggaggcaggaggacagagccccgctgcagtccatctctaaccgccctcccccgccaccaagtcccatacccacctcacccaaagtgcaaagaaggagaggcggcagagtccctgctaactctcactccacccctgcagagagctctagtagcagaaggctctcatttcccaaaatttga